The following proteins are co-located in the Mus caroli chromosome 7, CAROLI_EIJ_v1.1, whole genome shotgun sequence genome:
- the LOC110298607 gene encoding olfactory receptor 13A1-like, with protein MNWILHTTMVSLNQTVVTEFVLQGFSEHPSLRLFLTGCFLSLYTVALMGNMVIIALVTSSTGLHTPMYFFLCNLATMDIMCTSSVLPKALVGLLSEENTISFKGCMAQLFFLVWSGSSELLLLTVMAYDRYVAICCPLHYSSRMSPHLCGALAMGVWSICAVNSSVHTGLMTQLSFCGPKVITHFFCEIPTLLLLSCSPTYVNTLMTLVADAFFGGINFVLTLLSYGCVIASILRMRSAEGKRKAFSTCSSHLIVVSVYYSSVFCAYINPGSSYSPERSKFTSVLYSVLSPTLNPLIYTLRNKDVMLALRRLLPSFSN; from the coding sequence ATGAACTGGATACTCCACACAACAATGGTCAGTCTCAACCAGACAGTAGTGACAGAGTTTGTGCTGCAAGGGTTCTCAGAGCACCCTAGTCTAAGACTGTTTCTGACaggctgcttcctgtccctgtACACAGTGGCTTTAATGGGCAACATGGTGATCATTGCTTTGGTCACCTCCAGCACTGGGCTTCAcactcccatgtactttttcctgtGCAACTTAGCAACCATGGATATTATGTGCACCTCCTCTGTGCTGCCCAAGGCACTTGTTGGTCTACTGTCTGAAGAAAATACCATCTCCTTCAAAGGATGCATGGCCCAgctcttttttcttgtttggtcAGGAtcctctgagctgctgctgctcacagttatggcctatgaccgctatgtggccatctgctgTCCCCTCCACTACAGCTCTAGAATGAGCCCACACCTGTGTGGGGCTCTGGCCATGGGTGTATGGTCCATCTGTGCTGTGAATTCATCTGTACACACTGGTCTGATGACACAGCTGTCATTCTGTGGCCCCAAGGTCATCACCCACTTCTTCTGTGAGATTCCCACACTCCTCCTGCTCTCCTGTAGTCCAACATATGTAAATACCCTTATGACTCTTGTGGCAGATGCCTTTTTTGGAGGCATCAATTTTGTGCTTACCTTACTATCCTATGGCTGCGTCATTGCCAGCATCCTGCGCATGCGTTCTGCTGAGGGCAAGAGGAAGGCCTTTTCTACCTGCTCATCCCACCTCATTGTGGTCTCAGTGTACTATTCGTCTGTGTTTTGTGCCTATATCAATCCTGGTTCCAGCTACAGCCCAGAAAGAAGCAAATTTACCTCAGTTTTGTACTCAGTCCTGAGCCCAACCCTCAACCCCCTCATCTATACACTGAGGAACAAGGATGTCATGCTTGCCCTGAGAAGACTCTTGCCCTCTTTCTCAAATTAA